The DNA region AGGGATCGACCGGGCGGCGGCGGAGGGTCACGCCGCCGCGCGGCGATGCGGCGGGATGTAGCGTTTTACTCTGATCTTGCCTTCGAGCTTACGCGCTTCCGCAAGATCGTACGCGATCTGCATTGCCAACCACGTCTCCGCCTCCCCGCCGAACGCCTTGGTGATCCGGATCGCCATCTCAGGCGTCATCCCGGACTTGCCGGTCAGCAAGTTCGTCAACCCCTGGCGGCTTACACCGAGAACCTCGGCGCCTGCGGACACCGACAGATCAAGAGCCTCCAGGCACGCGCTTCGCACGAGACGGCCGGGATGGACGGGGTTCTTCATAGGCATCCTGCGCTCCTTCAGCGATAAATCAGCGTCCTGAAGGACTGTAAAGTGTCACTTGTCACTTGTCAAGTTCGGACTGCGCGTCGAGCCGCGAATCACGCCGGCGCAATGAACCGCGCTCGCGATGCCACCACGCGAATCAGGACAACCGGCAGCACGTAGCAGTATCCGATGATCAGCGTGATCGGTGTGAGCCAGAGCAGCGTCGGGATGACCGAGAAGACGTTGCGAGGACCGGCGACCAACGCAATCAGCAGGAACCAGAGACCGACGAACGGGATGAGCAGCACCGGCGCGTAGTACATCGCGCGCCGAACGGCGGCCTGAGTCTTTCCCGTCATCCAGGTCGAGAGGAGGAGCGCGAACATCAGGTACGGCAACATCAGCATCAGCGACGCGCCCAGCGTCATCGCCAGCTTGGGCGCCATGACCCGGACCGGTTCAACCCAAGCCAGTACCGGCGTGAGCATCGGCAGGAACAATGAGGCTCGGTAGTAGGTCGTTTCCGTGATCATCGGACCAGGACGTCGCTGATCATCGCCGCTTCACGCCGCTGACGCCGCTCCTCGAGCGCACCGACGATGGTGGCAACCAGGACGTGACTGTACCAGCCGGCGATGCCGAGCTGAAAAAGGCCCCTTGCCCTTGACGACGGCCCCCAGCGCAGCGCCGCCGTCTCGCCGATTACGAGCGCGAGAATCGCCACGATCGCAGACGCGTTGATGATCTTCTCACCGCGCTTCCCCTCGACGAGCCGGTACGCCCGAGCAGTGAGGAAACGCTTCCGGATCATGATGCCGAACGGCAGGAGAATCAGCCAGGTCAACACCCTGAAGATCTCGATGGCGGTCGGTACCGTGTGCGTCATTGCCTCCCTCCTTTCACTCCCTGTCCCCCTGCGACGTTATTCTCAGCGCCGCTGTTCCGCAATGCGTCTCGCCCCCGGGCCAAGCCGGATCGGCCGGGTCAAACGCGGTCAATCCACCCTATTGTCGAAATCCGCCGCTCCCGTTCGTTGCATTGATGTACCGGTGCCTCCGGCACCCCAACCAGGGAGTCTCACCATGCATTTCCTCCTCGCAGTCATCAGCGATGGCACCGAAACCGACGCCCCGGCAGTCGGAATCGCGATCGACCGCTTCAACGACCGCCTCCGGGCCGACAAGCACTGGGTCTTTGGCGGGGGGCTGACTCCCTTGGGCGACGCCCGCACCATCGACAACCGCGGCGCCAAGCCGATGATCACCGACGGGCCGTTCACCGAGTCGAAGGAGTTCATCGCTGGCTTCTGGGTGATCGAGGCCGCCGACCTCAAGACCGCCCTCGCCCTCGGCACGGCGGCCTCCAAGGCGTGCGACAGGAAGATCGAGGTCCGGCCATTCGGCGGGATCGCATGACCGGTCCCTGACCGGTCAATCGTTCACCTGCTCCACCGGGACGGGGTAGTTTTCCCGGCACCGAAACAGCCGAACCAGAGGGTCGCCATGTCCTTCGTCCGTGATCTCAAAATCGCCGCCCGGTCGCTCTCCCGCGTCCCCTCCCTCTGGGCCACGGTGGCGCTCACCCTCGCCCTCGGCATCGGCGCCAACGCGGCGATCTTCTCGGTGGTGCGCACGGTGCTGCTGCGCCCGCTGACCAATCGCGACGAATCGCGCCTCCTCTATATCAGGCAGAGCGCCCCCGGCCTCAACGCCGACAACATCGCCTTCTCGATCCCCGAGATCGAGGACCTCCGCGCCCGGCTCAAGTCGATCCCTGAACTCGGCGAGTTCTCCGAGATCGATTTCACCGTTCACGGACTCGGCCAGCCGCGCACCATCCCCGCCGGCGTCGTCGACGGCCGGTATTTCGACGTGATGGGTCTTCGCCCGATCATCGGCCGGCTGATCGGTACAGCGGATGACGGCCCCAGCGCCCCCGGTGTCGCGGTCCTGACCTACAAGTTCTGGACGCAGTCGCTGCATTCCGATCCAAATGTGCTGGGCCGAGTGCTGCGGCTCGATTCGAACGAAGGATCGCGCGCGGCGACGGTGGTCGGTGTCCTCGAGCCGGCGGTGCCGTACCCGGTCGAGACGCAGATCATCGCCAACGTGGCGACGTCGCCGCATCACCTCTCGGCGACGATGGTGACGGGGCGAGCCCACCGGATGACCGAACTCTTCGGGCGTCTGGCACCGGGGGCGACGCTCGACCAGGCGCGCGCCGAACTCCACACCGATTACGCGTCGATGCTGCAGGCGCATCCGGAGAGCTACAAGCACGACGACCAGTTCGGGATCGCCGTGCGGCCGATGCGGGAGCAGATCAACTCGACGGCGTCGACAGTGCTGTGGATCCTCTTCGCCGCGTCGGCGCTCCTCTTCGTGATCGCGGCGTCGAATGTCGCCAACCTGATCCTCGCCCGGACGATCCGCCGCGAGTCGGAACTCGCCGTGCGCGCGGCACTCGGCGCGGGAACCGGCGCGCTCCGCCGCTCGCTTCTCGCCGAGTCGCTGATCCTCTGCGGAACAGGTGTCGCGGGCGCGCTGCTGATCGCCGCACCGATGGTGGCGATCCTCGGCCGGTACGCATCGCGCTTCTCGGTGCGCGCGGATGATCTCCACCTCGACGCGACACTGGTGGTCTTCGGGATCGTCCTCGCGCTCGTGGCGGCGGTGGCGCTGGCGTTCGTGCCGCGGCTGCCGTCGTCGAAAGGGGCGACGATGGGTGGTCTCGCCGGCGGCGGGACGCGGAGCACCACCGGCTCCAACCGGCGGCTGCGCGTCTTTGCGGTGACGCAGATCATCGCGTCGTTCCTCCTTCTCGCGGGGACCGGACTCCTGCTGCGCACGCTGTACACGCTCGAATCGACCAAGCCGCCGTTCGACACCACGCGCGTCCTGGCGATCAACCTCCCGCCCGATACCTACGACCGGACGCCGGAGCAGGTGCAGCAGATGACTCGCGACATCAACAGCCGCGTCGCGGCGATTCCCGGCGTGCAGAGTGTCGCGACCGGCTTTGCGGTGCCGTGGCGCGACGCGCAGGGACTCAGCATCCGCTTCGCCTTTGCGGTCGACGGCGGGAAGAAGGTGACCGAGGACGATCCGCACGCCGCCTTCCGCTCGATCTCGCCGGGGTATTTCTCGACGCTCGGCGTGCCGCTGCTCGAGGGGCGCGACTTCAGGGATGACGACAAGACCGGGACCGATCGCGTGGTGATCGTGAGCAAGAGTGTGGTCGACAAGCTCTTTCCGGGTGAGCCGGCGATCGGCCGGATGCTGCGGTGGACCGATCCGGTGATGAAGTTCATCGGGATCGCCGAGGAGAACCGGAAGATTGTCGGAGTAGTGCCGGATCTTGACGACCAGAACATCATCCCGAATCCGGCGATGACGGTGTACCAGCCGGTCGATCAGGAGGGGTGGGGTGGCCGGCTCTTCGTGCGGGCGGCGGGGAATCCGATGCCGTTGCTTCCGTCGATCGTGAAGACGATCCAGGGGGTCGACGCCGACCAGCCGATCGAGCAGGCGGCGACGCTGGAGGATGTGCGTGCGGCGGTGCTGGCGCCGCAGAAGCTCAACGCGGTGGTTTTTGGTGGCTTCGCGGCGGTGGCGCTGCTGATCTCGGTGATCGGGATCGCCGGTGTTCTCGGCTTCTCGGTAAGCGGGCGGACTCGTGAGTTCGGGATTCGCCTGGCGCTTGGCGCCGACCGGCGCGATGTGCTGGCGAGTGTGTTGCGTGAGGGAGTGGTGATCGCGGCGGTGGGAGTGTTGGCGGCGGTGCTGGTGGGTGAAGCGGGAGTGCGGGTGGTGGCGGCGAAGGTGGGGGCGGTGCAATTGCCGGGGATCGTGGTGCTGATCGGTAGTGCGGCGGTGATCGTGGTGGCGGCGGCGATCGCGTCAGCTGTGCCGGCGGCGCGTGCCGCGCGGGTTGACGTGGTCGAAGCGCTGAGGCGGGAGTAGCATCGCGGGTGTACGGTGTCACTTGGTTCTTGTGACTCCGTGTCGGCGGTAGGCCTCTTCGAGCTCGAGATAGGCGCGCTCGATGCGGTCGACACTGTCAGAGAATCGTCGCATGAGTTCCTCGCGCCGCCTGATCCTTGCCTGGGTGGCGTATTCGTGGAGCCGTTCGGGACACTCATGTACGGTCTTTTCGATGGTCACGGTTCCCTCCTGATCGCATTGAGTTCACTGCGGAGCTGGCTGAGTTCGCATTCCAGGTCTGCGATATCGACGCATGCTTTCATCGTCAACTGCTCTGCCTCTCGCCATCCTGCGGCGAGGGAGTTCTCGAAGTTCAACTGTGAATTCGCCACGGTAATGCTGGTACTTCGTGGGATCTCGCGGCCAACAAACTCGGACCTGTTCCCGAAAAGCCTGGTGATCCAGAGAACCGCGAACCCGATTCCCAATATTGCGCACGCCCCGATGAACGCCAACAGCAGCGCAAGTGCGCCGGCCGCGATGCCGCCGAGGATGCCGTGAAGCGGCAGCACGTTGAAGAAATCAATCATCACTGTGGCAAAATTGCAGGGTCGGCGAGCTGCGGGGGCACTTGATTACGCGAGCGAGTCCGCAATCGATGCCAACTCATCCGCTTCCCGCCACTGCCGTTCGAGCGATCGCAGTTCGCCGAGGAACGCCTGCTGTTCGTCGGCTTCGTTGAGCCACATTTCCATCGCGAGCCGGTCAGCGGGCAGCATCCCGGCGAAGCGGAATCCGCCGGCACCAAATCCCTCCCATCGTTCCCGCGCAATCGAAGGCCTGCGGGAACCGTGCTCCGCCGCTTCGACGCCGGGCTGACGGATCCACTCGGCGAAGGCAGCAGAGTCGAGGCGCATCAGGGCAGCATGGATATGAGCTCGGCTACCGACGAAATCGTTGACGCTGGCGGCGATCCGCTTGGCGAGGGTGTGCGCCTCCGCTCCCGTGATCGTGAGGAGATGCTTGCTCCCGACATTGGGGCGAAGGGTGACCTCGACCTCGGCCCCTGAAAACGCGAAGTGCGCCGTTCGCAACTGCGCTTCACCGAGGAGTTGCGAGTCGACTCGATCGGATGGGGCGAGGCACACGCGCCGGTGTCGGTCGAGGGCCAGTGCCCAGCCGTGTGCGGGGAGTTCGAGGAAGGCGCCTTCAAAGACGCCGAACTCGTGAATCGAGGCGCCGATCATTCCAGCCGAGATTACTGATCCGACGGCCGCTCCAGTCGCGGCGCGAAGGAAGGTATGCAGTCGGCGTGCGCGGAATTGATAGGCGTATCGCCACGACGCCAGTTCGAGGCGATCTGATCCGCCGATGTGAATCAGCGCCGAGCCGTCGTGCATTCTTGCGATCCCGATGGTCGCGGTCGAGTAGCGCCTCCTGGCCGCAGCGAAGAGGGTGGCGCATTCATCGATTGCTTCGAGGCGGTGGTCGAAGGGGACGAGGTTCCAGCGGGAGCAGCGGGTACAGACCACCCAGAGGCGGCCGCGAAGTGGATCGAATGCGATGCGGCGGCCGATCGCGAGGTGCTCGATGATCGTATTGCTACCGAATCGGTGGGTGCATGCGATGCAGGTGGAATACATCTCAGCCGTTCAGGCGAATGGCGTCACTTCACCAGCACCCCGAAATGATAGTTCATCTCGAAGGTGACCGACTGCACGTTGCTGTCCGCCGATAGCTCGTTCAACTGGTTGAACGGAATATCAGCGAGCAGCCCGGTCGCCCCGATATCCGAGACCTGTGT from Gemmatimonadales bacterium includes:
- a CDS encoding HigA family addiction module antitoxin, whose product is MKNPVHPGRLVRSACLEALDLSVSAGAEVLGVSRQGLTNLLTGKSGMTPEMAIRITKAFGGEAETWLAMQIAYDLAEARKLEGKIRVKRYIPPHRRAAA
- a CDS encoding ADOP family duplicated permease, producing the protein MSFVRDLKIAARSLSRVPSLWATVALTLALGIGANAAIFSVVRTVLLRPLTNRDESRLLYIRQSAPGLNADNIAFSIPEIEDLRARLKSIPELGEFSEIDFTVHGLGQPRTIPAGVVDGRYFDVMGLRPIIGRLIGTADDGPSAPGVAVLTYKFWTQSLHSDPNVLGRVLRLDSNEGSRAATVVGVLEPAVPYPVETQIIANVATSPHHLSATMVTGRAHRMTELFGRLAPGATLDQARAELHTDYASMLQAHPESYKHDDQFGIAVRPMREQINSTASTVLWILFAASALLFVIAASNVANLILARTIRRESELAVRAALGAGTGALRRSLLAESLILCGTGVAGALLIAAPMVAILGRYASRFSVRADDLHLDATLVVFGIVLALVAAVALAFVPRLPSSKGATMGGLAGGGTRSTTGSNRRLRVFAVTQIIASFLLLAGTGLLLRTLYTLESTKPPFDTTRVLAINLPPDTYDRTPEQVQQMTRDINSRVAAIPGVQSVATGFAVPWRDAQGLSIRFAFAVDGGKKVTEDDPHAAFRSISPGYFSTLGVPLLEGRDFRDDDKTGTDRVVIVSKSVVDKLFPGEPAIGRMLRWTDPVMKFIGIAEENRKIVGVVPDLDDQNIIPNPAMTVYQPVDQEGWGGRLFVRAAGNPMPLLPSIVKTIQGVDADQPIEQAATLEDVRAAVLAPQKLNAVVFGGFAAVALLISVIGIAGVLGFSVSGRTREFGIRLALGADRRDVLASVLREGVVIAAVGVLAAVLVGEAGVRVVAAKVGAVQLPGIVVLIGSAAVIVVAAAIASAVPAARAARVDVVEALRRE
- a CDS encoding YciI family protein, which codes for MHFLLAVISDGTETDAPAVGIAIDRFNDRLRADKHWVFGGGLTPLGDARTIDNRGAKPMITDGPFTESKEFIAGFWVIEAADLKTALALGTAASKACDRKIEVRPFGGIA